In Calderihabitans maritimus, a genomic segment contains:
- a CDS encoding mannose-1-phosphate guanylyltransferase codes for MVLVKVIIMAGGKGERFWPYSRVDRPKQFLSVVGGKSLLQQTVARAEKLVTLEDIYIITGEEYVHIVKEQISQLPVQNVIVEPVGRDTAPCIGLGYTYLRDEPGSTVMLVLPADHLVINEERFCAVMERAAEAAYRERKLVTIGLQPTRPETGYGYIRCGAPIAELDGVHEVLQFTEKPDVETAIKFLQSGEYLWNSGMFAWRLDVINEAYRRFLPEIYTGLKKIAEAIGTRKEKEVLERVFPTLPRISVDYGIMEKSEDVLVVPGDFGWDDLGSWTALERVEDPDENGNIVYGNALLVDTSHCIIRSSNKDKLLATLGLEGVVVVDTEDVLLVADKSRTADLKKLITELKEHGLHRYLAKRQSREEAVSLESDVLDLKESVLAQLVTKAIEENAEKIKQLDKPWGREIWWAVTEDYVGKLIEVKAGHSLSLQYHEEKRESMLFIKGSGVLELDGKKFAIKSGLIVDVLPGMVHRVNADTDVAFLEVSTPQTDDVVRLEDHYGRAGKALPGS; via the coding sequence ATGGTGCTGGTAAAAGTAATCATCATGGCTGGGGGCAAAGGCGAAAGATTCTGGCCCTATAGTAGGGTGGATAGGCCTAAGCAGTTCTTATCGGTTGTTGGTGGCAAAAGCTTGCTACAACAAACTGTTGCCCGAGCTGAGAAATTAGTAACTTTAGAAGATATTTATATAATTACCGGTGAAGAATATGTGCATATAGTTAAGGAGCAGATTTCACAGTTGCCGGTCCAAAATGTGATTGTAGAACCTGTCGGCAGGGATACCGCTCCTTGTATCGGTTTAGGTTACACATATTTAAGGGATGAACCAGGAAGTACAGTTATGTTAGTGCTACCGGCAGATCATCTGGTGATTAATGAGGAGCGTTTTTGCGCAGTGATGGAAAGGGCCGCAGAAGCTGCGTATCGAGAAAGAAAGTTGGTCACTATCGGTCTGCAGCCTACAAGGCCCGAGACAGGATATGGGTACATTCGATGTGGAGCACCGATTGCCGAATTAGACGGGGTACATGAAGTTTTACAGTTTACTGAGAAACCCGATGTAGAAACTGCCATTAAGTTTTTACAGAGCGGGGAGTATTTATGGAATAGCGGTATGTTCGCCTGGCGGCTGGACGTGATAAATGAGGCTTACAGAAGGTTTTTGCCGGAGATCTATACAGGGTTGAAGAAGATAGCTGAAGCTATAGGTACACGCAAGGAAAAAGAGGTATTGGAAAGGGTTTTTCCTACCTTACCCAGAATATCCGTGGATTACGGAATTATGGAAAAATCAGAGGATGTATTAGTGGTGCCGGGCGATTTTGGCTGGGATGACCTTGGGAGTTGGACTGCCTTGGAAAGAGTGGAAGATCCTGATGAAAACGGCAATATAGTATATGGTAACGCGCTTTTGGTCGATACCAGCCACTGTATTATACGCAGCAGCAACAAGGACAAGTTACTTGCTACCCTGGGTTTGGAAGGCGTGGTCGTGGTAGACACCGAAGATGTACTTTTGGTGGCTGACAAAAGCCGTACTGCCGATTTGAAAAAGCTTATTACTGAACTCAAAGAGCACGGGTTACACCGCTATTTGGCGAAGAGGCAATCGAGGGAAGAGGCTGTCAGTTTGGAGAGCGATGTTTTAGATTTAAAAGAAAGTGTGTTGGCTCAACTGGTGACGAAGGCTATAGAGGAAAACGCAGAAAAAATAAAGCAATTGGACAAGCCTTGGGGTAGAGAAATATGGTGGGCCGTTACCGAGGACTATGTAGGAAAGCTGATCGAAGTAAAGGCGGGGCATTCTCTTAGCCTCCAATACCACGAGGAAAAAAGGGAGAGTATGCTGTTTATTAAGGGATCTGGTGTCTTGGAATTGGACGGAAAGAAGTTTGCTATAAAAAGTGGGCTAATTGTTGATGTGCTACCTGGAATGGTTCATAGGGTCAATGCTGATACTGATGTTGCTTTTCTGGAAGTTTCCACACCGCAAACTGACGATGTGGTCCGGTTGGAAGATCATTACGGGCGTGCGGGAAAAGCACTGCCGGGGAGTTAG
- a CDS encoding glycosyltransferase: MPERLKILFLPSWYPSARNSVAGIFVRDHAKAVNLYNDVVVLYSEGVTPLRRKLYEIAENNEEGIRTLRIRYRKSLIPKTSYFIYLFVIFRAFRKLLRDGFKPDVIHAHVYSAGVPAILLGKRYNIPVVISEHFSGFARKSLGCLEKTKAKFVFENADLVCPVSIDLKKHIKNYGIRARFRVVPNTVDMSIFSVAESARTKRDKEDLRKRMLVVALLDSKKGVPYLLEAIAQLRVERDDFILDIVGDGPNRKEYEELANSLGLADIVYFHGTKKKEEVAEFMKQCDFFVLPSLYETFGVVLIEALACGKPVVTTNVGGPNEIVTSEVGKLVPPGNSKSLAKAIDYMLDHYQKYHPEKITRYARNRYSYEAIGREWDNVYRNVLRS, from the coding sequence ATGCCCGAGCGACTCAAAATTCTGTTTTTACCAAGCTGGTATCCCTCGGCACGAAATTCAGTAGCGGGTATCTTTGTCAGAGATCATGCTAAAGCAGTAAATCTATATAACGACGTGGTAGTACTCTATAGCGAAGGTGTTACTCCTTTACGAAGGAAGTTATACGAAATCGCTGAGAACAACGAGGAGGGTATCCGTACTCTACGTATCCGTTATCGCAAGTCGCTTATTCCTAAGACATCTTATTTTATCTACCTTTTCGTGATATTCAGGGCTTTCCGTAAATTGTTGCGAGACGGGTTTAAGCCCGATGTGATTCATGCCCATGTTTACTCTGCAGGTGTACCTGCTATACTTTTAGGCAAGAGATATAATATTCCTGTGGTTATTTCAGAACATTTTTCTGGATTTGCACGTAAATCATTGGGATGTCTTGAAAAGACGAAGGCAAAGTTCGTTTTTGAAAACGCTGACCTAGTCTGTCCTGTGAGTATAGATCTTAAAAAGCATATTAAGAACTATGGGATACGGGCGCGTTTCCGCGTAGTTCCTAACACTGTAGATATGTCAATCTTTTCTGTAGCGGAAAGTGCTCGTACCAAAAGAGATAAGGAAGATCTCAGGAAACGAATGCTCGTAGTGGCGTTATTGGATTCCAAAAAAGGAGTTCCTTACCTTCTGGAAGCCATTGCGCAGCTTAGAGTAGAACGCGATGATTTTATTCTGGATATTGTAGGGGATGGACCTAATCGCAAGGAATATGAGGAACTAGCTAACAGTTTAGGTTTAGCTGATATCGTGTATTTCCACGGAACAAAAAAGAAGGAAGAAGTCGCTGAGTTCATGAAGCAATGTGATTTCTTTGTATTACCAAGCTTGTATGAAACCTTTGGAGTGGTGTTAATCGAAGCGTTAGCCTGTGGGAAACCAGTAGTTACTACCAATGTTGGGGGTCCAAACGAAATCGTCACAAGCGAAGTAGGAAAGCTTGTTCCCCCGGGTAATAGTAAATCCTTGGCCAAAGCTATTGATTACATGCTAGATCATTACCAGAAATATCATCCTGAAAAAATTACCAGGTATGCCCGGAACCGTTACAGTTACGAAGCCATCGGGAGAGAATGGGACAATGTTTACAGAAATGTGTTGAGGAGTTAA
- a CDS encoding phosphomannomutase/phosphoglucomutase produces MRASVFKAYDIRGKADEDFTNEEVLRLGKALGTYFIQQGFRRVIVGRDNRLHSPRLREAVVDGLVSCGCQVFDIGETITPVFYFAHQLYDVQAGVMITASHNPPEDNGFKVYAGDSTIYGEEIQKIRRLFEAGEFIAGNGQVEERNPREEYLEYIASRVRLGKPLKVVVDCGNGTAGPWAPALYKKMGCQVIDLYCDSDPSFPNHHPDPTVTENLETLREKVLEERADLGLAFDGDGDRLGVIDDKGKIIWGDMLQILFWREILLKYPGAEAIIEVKCSQALVEEVKRLGGKPFFYKTGHSLIKAKMKEIGAVFTGEMSGHIFFADEYFGYDDALYAGARLLRILSESDKPLSELLSDVPRYYATTETRIGCAEEAKGRVIESLKSYFRNKGYDIIDVDGVRVQFPEGWGLVRASNTQPVLVARCEGKSLNALKEIAGEMKQALSGMSEVEPFDWEIVD; encoded by the coding sequence ATGCGAGCATCAGTATTCAAGGCTTATGATATCAGGGGTAAGGCGGATGAGGACTTTACTAATGAAGAAGTATTGCGATTAGGTAAAGCCCTGGGCACATATTTTATCCAACAAGGGTTCCGGCGGGTTATTGTGGGCAGGGACAACAGGCTTCACTCCCCGCGGTTAAGAGAGGCCGTTGTGGACGGGCTCGTTAGCTGTGGTTGCCAGGTGTTTGACATTGGTGAAACAATTACACCGGTGTTTTACTTTGCCCATCAGCTTTATGATGTACAAGCCGGTGTTATGATCACAGCCAGCCATAATCCTCCAGAAGATAACGGTTTTAAGGTTTATGCAGGCGATAGCACTATTTATGGGGAAGAGATTCAAAAAATAAGGCGACTTTTTGAAGCAGGCGAATTTATTGCAGGAAATGGGCAGGTAGAGGAACGGAATCCCCGGGAAGAGTATTTGGAATACATAGCATCCAGGGTACGTTTGGGAAAACCTCTGAAGGTAGTAGTTGACTGCGGTAATGGTACCGCTGGGCCCTGGGCTCCCGCTCTTTATAAAAAGATGGGCTGCCAGGTGATTGATTTGTACTGCGACTCCGATCCTAGTTTTCCCAATCACCATCCCGATCCCACGGTAACGGAGAACCTCGAGACCTTGCGGGAAAAAGTGCTTGAGGAAAGAGCGGATCTGGGGCTGGCCTTTGATGGAGACGGTGACAGGCTGGGTGTAATAGACGATAAAGGTAAAATTATCTGGGGAGATATGCTTCAGATTCTTTTCTGGCGGGAGATACTGCTCAAGTATCCCGGGGCTGAGGCCATCATTGAGGTTAAATGCAGCCAGGCACTGGTGGAAGAAGTTAAGCGGCTAGGGGGTAAGCCATTCTTCTACAAGACGGGACATTCATTAATCAAGGCCAAAATGAAAGAAATCGGTGCAGTGTTTACGGGGGAGATGTCGGGACACATCTTTTTTGCGGATGAGTACTTTGGCTATGATGATGCCCTTTACGCCGGGGCAAGGCTACTGCGGATTTTATCTGAGAGCGATAAGCCACTGTCGGAACTGCTGTCCGACGTACCCAGGTATTATGCAACAACTGAAACAAGAATTGGATGTGCGGAAGAAGCGAAGGGAAGAGTTATTGAAAGCTTAAAGTCGTATTTCCGTAATAAAGGTTACGACATAATTGATGTTGATGGAGTGAGAGTACAGTTTCCGGAAGGCTGGGGACTGGTGCGGGCATCTAATACCCAGCCAGTATTGGTGGCTAGATGTGAAGGCAAAAGTTTGAATGCCTTAAAAGAGATAGCTGGCGAAATGAAACAAGCTCTATCTGGTATGTCCGAAGTAGAACCATTTGATTGGGAGATAGTAGATTGA
- a CDS encoding glycosyltransferase family 4 protein produces the protein MKKKFWMLRAWDHVLGLKIPTDLVIMTNDGTQGNRVLEQLGVKTDRVRFWINGVDWELFEVMPDKDEARRNLGIDRKWVLLTVSRLIGWKRVERSIRALPEVVKEYSDVILIVVGDGPERAYLEKLTKELGMENHVRFEGAVGRKEIPKYFAAADIFLSLYDWSNVGNPLLEAMMAGKCIVTLNNGDTGKFIENGYNGVLLEYEELQKLPEVIKRLLADEGCRKQLGKNARRFAKEYFWTWQERMDAEVKEVSNLIKQWERRKIG, from the coding sequence ATGAAGAAGAAGTTTTGGATGCTTAGGGCATGGGACCATGTTCTTGGTTTGAAGATACCCACTGATTTAGTTATTATGACAAACGACGGTACTCAAGGGAACCGGGTCCTTGAACAACTTGGAGTTAAAACGGATCGAGTGAGGTTTTGGATTAATGGTGTGGATTGGGAGTTGTTCGAAGTTATGCCGGATAAGGATGAGGCTAGAAGAAATCTTGGCATCGATAGAAAGTGGGTCTTGTTAACCGTAAGTCGTTTGATAGGTTGGAAAAGGGTTGAACGTAGTATACGAGCTTTACCTGAAGTGGTTAAAGAATATAGCGATGTGATTTTAATAGTCGTGGGAGATGGTCCTGAACGGGCGTACCTGGAGAAGCTTACAAAGGAACTGGGCATGGAGAACCATGTTCGATTTGAAGGAGCAGTAGGTCGTAAGGAGATTCCCAAGTACTTTGCTGCAGCCGATATTTTTCTTTCGTTATATGATTGGTCTAACGTAGGAAATCCTTTATTGGAAGCAATGATGGCAGGAAAATGCATTGTTACCTTGAATAATGGTGATACTGGAAAGTTTATCGAAAACGGTTACAACGGTGTACTTCTTGAGTATGAAGAATTACAAAAACTCCCCGAAGTAATCAAACGGCTCCTAGCGGACGAGGGATGTCGAAAGCAACTAGGCAAAAATGCACGAAGGTTTGCCAAGGAGTATTTTTGGACGTGGCAGGAGCGAATGGATGCAGAGGTTAAAGAGGTATCAAACCTTATAAAACAATGGGAGAGGCGAAAAATTGGTTAA
- a CDS encoding N-acetyltransferase yields MSNFVHETARLGKNCRLGFNVVIMENVEIGDNVVIGHNVVIHAGTRVGAGTEIGDNAVLGRRPKLAPTSTVRLEGDSPPLVIGESCIIGTSAVLYAGTTLGNHVVVADMASVRENCRIGDYVVIGRGVAVENQVRIGSYTKIQTNAYITAGVVIEDHVFIAPMVTTTNDNYMGRTEKRLTEKKGAYIKRGARVGGNSILVPGVVVGEEAYVAAGAVVTKDVPPGKMVKG; encoded by the coding sequence GTGAGTAATTTTGTTCATGAGACCGCCCGGCTGGGGAAGAACTGTCGGCTGGGCTTTAATGTGGTGATCATGGAAAATGTGGAAATAGGCGACAATGTGGTAATCGGCCACAATGTAGTGATTCACGCGGGGACCAGAGTGGGCGCAGGAACCGAGATTGGGGATAATGCCGTGTTGGGCCGCAGGCCGAAGCTGGCCCCAACCAGTACCGTGAGACTGGAGGGAGATTCGCCGCCGCTGGTGATAGGTGAGTCCTGTATTATTGGTACCTCAGCAGTTTTGTATGCCGGTACTACACTGGGAAACCATGTGGTGGTGGCCGATATGGCTTCGGTCAGGGAAAACTGCCGGATTGGCGATTACGTGGTTATCGGCCGGGGGGTAGCGGTGGAAAATCAGGTGAGAATAGGCTCCTACACGAAGATACAGACCAATGCGTATATTACGGCGGGTGTGGTTATTGAAGACCACGTTTTTATTGCCCCGATGGTTACTACTACTAACGATAACTATATGGGCAGGACGGAAAAACGGCTTACGGAAAAGAAGGGGGCTTACATAAAGAGGGGGGCCAGGGTGGGCGGCAATTCCATTCTGGTGCCGGGTGTGGTAGTTGGTGAGGAAGCTTATGTAGCGGCGGGAGCTGTGGTTACCAAGGATGTTCCGCCGGGGAAGATGGTGAAGGGAG
- a CDS encoding nucleotide sugar dehydrogenase has product MVPGMKERIKQRILDRTAKIGVVGIGYVGLPLAVEKGKVGYDVVGIDENPKRVAMINRGENYIGDVKDEELRELVERGKLRSTGDFSVLTDCDVIIICVPTPLTENKDPDISYIINVTEQISKYLRPGQMVSLESTTYPGTTEEVVLPLLEKSGLKVGKDFFLAYSPERVDPGNKRYTTRNTSKVVGGVTEACLEVAVTFYQQTIINVVPVSSPRVAEMTKVFENTYRAVNIALVNELALLCHRMGIDVWEVVDAASTKPFGIQTFYPGPGVGGHCIPIDPFYLTWKARQYDFHTRFIELAAEINNYMPYFVLEKTIDALNRVRKSLNGSDILVVGVAYKKDIDDVRESTAIKLINLLREKGARVVYHDPYVPEVKPRGSCRLDMKSVPLNEETLGRADCVIIHTDHSCIDYEWLVEKARLVVDTRNATKQVKQGKGKIIKL; this is encoded by the coding sequence ATGGTACCGGGGATGAAAGAAAGGATTAAGCAGAGGATTTTAGATAGAACAGCTAAGATAGGTGTAGTAGGAATTGGATACGTAGGATTACCTCTGGCGGTGGAAAAGGGCAAGGTAGGGTATGATGTAGTTGGTATTGATGAAAATCCCAAACGGGTAGCTATGATAAACCGCGGGGAGAATTATATAGGCGATGTGAAGGACGAGGAACTGCGGGAGCTGGTAGAAAGGGGTAAGCTGAGGTCGACCGGTGATTTTAGTGTTTTGACTGACTGCGATGTGATTATTATCTGTGTTCCCACGCCGTTGACGGAAAACAAGGATCCTGACATATCCTATATTATAAACGTTACGGAGCAGATTTCGAAGTACCTGCGACCGGGGCAGATGGTTTCTCTGGAGAGCACAACCTACCCAGGAACTACGGAGGAAGTGGTTCTTCCTCTGCTGGAGAAGTCGGGCCTGAAGGTTGGAAAGGACTTTTTCCTGGCCTATTCGCCGGAAAGGGTTGACCCCGGAAACAAGCGCTATACCACCAGGAATACCTCCAAGGTGGTAGGCGGTGTCACCGAAGCCTGCCTGGAAGTTGCCGTTACCTTTTACCAGCAAACCATCATCAATGTCGTTCCCGTTTCTTCGCCCAGGGTGGCGGAAATGACCAAGGTTTTTGAAAACACTTACCGGGCAGTGAACATCGCCCTGGTCAATGAATTGGCTCTGCTCTGCCACCGCATGGGCATTGATGTCTGGGAAGTGGTGGATGCTGCGTCTACCAAACCCTTTGGCATCCAGACGTTTTATCCCGGGCCGGGAGTGGGGGGACACTGTATCCCCATCGACCCTTTCTACCTTACCTGGAAAGCCCGGCAATACGACTTCCATACCCGGTTTATTGAACTGGCTGCGGAGATAAATAATTACATGCCCTATTTTGTTTTGGAGAAGACCATTGATGCTCTTAACCGGGTACGTAAGAGCTTGAATGGCTCTGATATTCTGGTGGTAGGGGTAGCATATAAGAAAGATATTGATGACGTAAGAGAATCAACGGCCATCAAGTTAATCAATCTGTTAAGGGAGAAGGGAGCCCGGGTGGTTTACCATGATCCCTATGTTCCTGAGGTCAAGCCTCGCGGGAGCTGCCGGCTGGATATGAAATCGGTGCCTTTAAATGAGGAAACGCTAGGAAGGGCTGACTGTGTGATTATCCATACCGACCACAGTTGTATTGATTATGAGTGGCTGGTGGAAAAGGCCCGCCTGGTGGTGGATACGCGAAATGCGACTAAGCAAGTCAAGCAGGGTAAGGGAAAAATCATTAAATTATGA
- a CDS encoding Gfo/Idh/MocA family protein — MRELGFGIIGCSRIAAKHAEALAHIEQAQLVAVMDIDEARAKEYAEAYGCEYYTKLDDILGRPDIQVVNICTPNGLHAEQGIKAARAGKHILVEKPVALTLESADALIEACEQEGVKLGVVHQNRFLPPVLKAREALERGRFGRLTHGQATVRWNRNQEYYDQADWRGTREMDGGMLLNQAIHNLDLLQWFMGPVESVFGYAGTKVRNIETEDVAVAVVRFDSGAFGVIEAATTIYPKNLEERLSIFGETGTVVIGGTALSRVEAWEFPGGEEEREKLVGQGLELPRYYGHQQVILDMIDAVRNDRRPAVDGREARKVLELILAIYESSKTGREVKLR; from the coding sequence ATGCGAGAACTGGGTTTTGGCATTATAGGTTGTAGCAGAATAGCTGCCAAACATGCGGAAGCTCTGGCTCATATTGAACAGGCTCAGTTGGTTGCGGTTATGGATATAGATGAAGCAAGGGCAAAAGAGTATGCGGAAGCCTACGGTTGTGAGTATTATACGAAGCTGGACGATATTTTGGGCAGGCCTGATATTCAGGTGGTGAATATCTGCACTCCTAACGGGCTGCATGCAGAGCAGGGGATTAAGGCGGCCAGGGCAGGGAAGCATATCCTGGTGGAAAAACCGGTGGCGCTTACGTTGGAGAGTGCCGATGCCCTCATAGAGGCCTGCGAGCAGGAGGGAGTCAAGCTGGGGGTGGTTCATCAGAACCGCTTTCTCCCCCCGGTGTTGAAGGCCCGGGAAGCCCTGGAAAGGGGTCGCTTTGGTAGGCTGACCCACGGGCAGGCCACCGTGCGCTGGAACCGCAACCAGGAGTACTACGACCAGGCGGATTGGCGGGGCACCCGGGAAATGGACGGGGGGATGCTGTTGAATCAGGCCATCCATAACCTGGATTTGCTACAATGGTTTATGGGGCCGGTCGAGTCGGTGTTTGGTTATGCCGGTACTAAGGTCCGGAATATAGAGACCGAAGATGTGGCGGTGGCGGTGGTGAGATTTGACAGCGGGGCTTTTGGTGTGATTGAAGCGGCTACCACCATATATCCTAAGAACTTGGAAGAGAGACTCAGCATTTTTGGGGAAACGGGGACGGTGGTTATCGGCGGAACAGCCCTGAGTCGAGTTGAGGCCTGGGAGTTTCCGGGCGGCGAGGAGGAAAGGGAAAAGCTGGTGGGGCAGGGGCTGGAACTGCCGAGATATTACGGTCACCAGCAGGTTATTTTAGACATGATAGATGCCGTAAGAAATGACAGGCGGCCGGCGGTGGACGGCAGAGAAGCCAGAAAAGTGCTGGAACTTATCTTGGCCATCTATGAATCCAGTAAAACAGGACGGGAAGTGAAGCTGCGGTGA
- a CDS encoding glycosyltransferase family 4 protein, translating to MNILVLSDAFWPDHTGGISKSLLSEVEGLVTRGHRVVVVTRRLNRDTASYEERDGYKLYRYASPSKGTIFYRLYPLASLVQTPKLVARLHKKFLFDIAYVHNAFQAVGISRCGEQVPYVYVFHAPTPREIEIEAAKGKYGWSTPLLKPVNQWIKVQERQALAQARAIVVRSEYMKKEMHQFYGEVGKDKTFQVPLGVDTRRFSFVDDPRAVRRELALPLDRPILLSVRRLVARMGLENLITAMRYVVKQIPDALLLIGGKGYLETSLRAQVRQFHLESNVQFLGFISEEKLPKYYQAADLFVLPTTMLEGFGLSTIESLSCGTPVLATPVGANPEVVGPLGSEFLCKDTTADSLAERIIWWLDRRASTEVRQTCREYCASNFDLDTITVFLENIFNQAITREGVTR from the coding sequence ATGAACATCCTTGTACTCTCAGACGCTTTCTGGCCCGATCATACAGGTGGGATTAGTAAAAGCCTGTTATCTGAGGTGGAAGGACTTGTGACTCGAGGGCATCGAGTCGTTGTTGTTACCAGACGATTGAATCGAGATACCGCTTCCTATGAGGAAAGAGATGGTTACAAACTGTACCGTTACGCAAGCCCTTCCAAAGGAACAATCTTCTACCGACTATATCCTCTAGCCAGTCTTGTCCAAACGCCTAAGTTAGTTGCGCGGCTACATAAGAAATTTCTCTTTGATATAGCCTACGTCCATAACGCATTTCAGGCAGTTGGTATTTCACGATGCGGAGAGCAGGTACCTTATGTATATGTGTTCCATGCGCCCACTCCTCGCGAGATTGAAATCGAGGCTGCCAAGGGGAAATATGGTTGGAGCACACCTTTACTGAAACCGGTAAACCAATGGATTAAGGTGCAAGAACGCCAGGCTCTGGCTCAGGCCCGTGCGATAGTTGTACGGAGTGAATATATGAAAAAAGAAATGCACCAGTTTTATGGTGAAGTTGGGAAAGACAAGACCTTTCAGGTTCCCCTAGGAGTGGATACTCGACGTTTTTCATTTGTAGATGACCCTCGAGCCGTCCGTCGAGAGCTGGCACTTCCGCTAGATCGTCCTATTTTACTTTCCGTGAGACGTTTGGTGGCACGTATGGGGTTGGAAAACCTCATCACTGCCATGAGATATGTAGTGAAACAGATCCCTGACGCTTTGCTACTAATAGGTGGAAAGGGATATCTTGAAACCTCTCTCCGAGCACAAGTACGCCAGTTCCATCTTGAGTCCAACGTTCAGTTTCTTGGCTTTATCTCAGAGGAAAAGTTGCCAAAGTATTATCAAGCTGCTGATTTATTTGTGTTACCAACTACGATGCTAGAGGGCTTTGGGCTTTCCACAATCGAATCTCTAAGTTGTGGGACACCGGTCCTTGCGACACCGGTGGGCGCAAATCCTGAAGTGGTGGGACCCCTTGGTAGCGAGTTTCTGTGTAAGGATACTACTGCTGACTCTCTTGCTGAACGGATTATTTGGTGGCTTGACCGACGTGCATCGACTGAAGTCCGCCAGACTTGCCGAGAATATTGTGCGTCAAACTTTGATTTAGATACAATCACCGTTTTTTTGGAAAACATTTTTAATCAAGCGATCACACGAGAAGGTGTAACACGATAA
- a CDS encoding flippase codes for MKEAKSDNVGRGRFFKGVVITFASRLLNLGFGVISSVLIARALGPEDKGIYTLTVLLPSLLVTFMNLGVGPATTFYTARKSYSLKEILGNNVILALALSMAGYFLGLIMILYFRYQLFPGVAVGYLLLALALIPGNLFFSYLHNMLLGTNRVRDYNVVVLLQAILFLGLIFIFLWALRIKIWGALLAAVISWGLVDLVLYFRVKKICGGVSFRFNSSYLVRAIKYGLQAHLSNIIAFLNYRVDMFLVHGFMGPSAVGFYSVGVGLAEKLWLVSQSAATVLFPRVASKIDNLKNDSFTPLVARTVLWITAMVAFVLMLFSQSIVVLLYSQAFLPAVRPLQALLVGIIALGVARILANDIAGRGLPIFNMYVDVIGLITNVALNVLWIPKYGITGAAWASTVSYTVALFVRLLVYCRLSNNSLKDVLIPKRSDWVLYWQMGAEVGHWIRDKVRVVL; via the coding sequence TTGAAAGAAGCAAAAAGTGACAATGTCGGCAGAGGAAGATTTTTCAAAGGTGTTGTTATCACTTTTGCTAGCCGTTTATTAAACCTTGGGTTTGGGGTAATCTCTTCCGTCTTAATTGCCCGGGCTTTAGGTCCGGAAGATAAAGGTATTTATACTCTTACTGTCTTACTTCCCTCATTGTTAGTGACTTTTATGAACTTAGGTGTCGGACCGGCAACAACCTTTTATACCGCCAGGAAGTCTTATTCTCTAAAAGAAATCTTGGGTAACAATGTTATACTAGCTCTAGCTCTAAGCATGGCGGGATATTTTTTGGGTCTCATTATGATATTGTATTTTAGATATCAGCTATTTCCTGGGGTTGCAGTGGGATACCTTTTGCTTGCTTTAGCGCTGATTCCAGGCAACTTATTTTTTTCCTATCTTCACAACATGTTGCTAGGAACCAACCGGGTAAGAGATTATAATGTCGTTGTACTTTTACAAGCGATCCTTTTTTTAGGGTTAATTTTTATCTTTTTATGGGCTTTACGTATAAAGATCTGGGGAGCCTTACTGGCAGCAGTTATCTCCTGGGGACTAGTAGATCTTGTCTTGTACTTCCGGGTTAAGAAGATATGTGGGGGTGTTTCATTTCGTTTTAACTCTTCGTATTTGGTAAGGGCTATCAAATACGGCCTCCAAGCTCATTTATCCAACATAATTGCATTTTTGAACTATCGGGTAGACATGTTTTTAGTACACGGCTTTATGGGTCCTTCTGCGGTAGGTTTTTATTCTGTTGGAGTAGGATTAGCCGAGAAGTTGTGGCTGGTTTCTCAATCAGCAGCCACAGTGCTTTTCCCTAGGGTAGCCTCTAAGATTGACAATTTAAAAAACGATTCGTTCACCCCGTTAGTGGCCCGGACTGTTCTCTGGATAACTGCAATGGTGGCATTTGTGCTGATGCTATTCAGCCAATCGATTGTAGTCTTACTTTACTCTCAGGCTTTTTTGCCAGCCGTCCGCCCATTACAGGCCCTTCTGGTAGGGATAATAGCTTTAGGAGTCGCCAGAATACTGGCCAACGATATTGCCGGGCGTGGTTTACCAATATTTAACATGTACGTAGACGTTATCGGGTTGATAACTAACGTTGCCCTCAATGTCTTATGGATACCTAAATACGGAATTACAGGGGCTGCCTGGGCGTCAACTGTATCTTACACCGTGGCACTTTTCGTTCGTCTCTTGGTGTATTGCCGTCTATCGAATAATTCGCTCAAAGACGTTCTCATTCCTAAGCGGTCAGATTGGGTGCTATACTGGCAAATGGGTGCGGAAGTGGGACATTGGATAAGGGACAAAGTGAGGGTTGTGTTATGA
- a CDS encoding NAD-dependent epimerase/dehydratase family protein, producing MSTVMVTGGAGFIGSQIVDCCVEKGFKIVVVV from the coding sequence ATGTCTACAGTAATGGTAACCGGTGGAGCAGGCTTTATAGGTTCCCAAATAGTTGATTGTTGCGTCGAGAAAGGGTTTAAAATAGTTGTCGTGGTTTAA